In a single window of the Arvicanthis niloticus isolate mArvNil1 unplaced genomic scaffold, mArvNil1.pat.X S10, whole genome shotgun sequence genome:
- the LOC117696032 gene encoding PRAME family member 20-like — MSSKPLLTLQELAGQNLLRNEALAIIALEDLPILFLPQLLKQAYDGNHCKVLRSIVSSWPFPRLPLGVLRKRTPYLETQLQVVLEEIDKLLIQKVRPRKYKLRVLDLRSVGQHYLDVWPGSMDDWLPKTTQADPCCSKTVVTHPLKVAVDLYLKDRGQSRLFSYLVQWSDRRKGLLQLYCNELQIWSPSHQNYRRLSQKVSLEHVETLGLHSSCSPSFLLNLAPYLRQMRNLRKLALSNIREENFVSPEKRRRIITRFTLQLLKLERLQKLHLDAVCFLEGHLDQLLGSVKTSLDDLAVTHCTLSVSEWNHLSEFPCVSQLQHLNLENVRLTGLSPEPLRVLLVKAGPTLVALDLEDCHLEESQLYAILPALSRCSRLTKFSFYGNQISMPAMKDLLHHTARLIHLRLELYPVPQDSYDYSGTPHMQRMQQCCDDLMNLLKTIREPGRVFFGTDRCDQCCNRYIYKKTIMCNCQRSY; from the exons ATGAGCAGCAAGCCCCTACTCACTCTCCAGGAGCTGGCAGGACAGAACCTTCTGAGGAATGAGGCCTTGGCCATCATTGCTTTGGAGGACTTACCCATACTATTCTTACCACAACTGTTGAAACAAGCCTATGATGGTAATCATTGTAAGGTCCTGAGGTCAATAGTGTCTTCCTGGCCTTTCCCCCGCCTTCCGCTTGGAGTTCTGAGGAAGAGGACACCCTACTTGGAGACTCAATTACAAGTTGTCTTAGAGGAGATTGATAAGCTGCTTATCCAGAAGGTTCGCCCCAG GAAGTACAAACTAAGAGTGCTGGATTTACGGTCTGTGGGACAACACTATTTGGATGTGTGGCCTGGGTCCATGGATGACTGGTTACCCAAGACCACTCAAGCAGATCCTTGCTGTTCTAAGACAGTAGTAACACATCCCTTGAAAGTAGCAGTGGACTTGTATCTCAAAGATAGAGGCCAGAGTAGGCTGTTCTCCTACCTTGTTCAGTGGAGTGATAGGAGGAAAGGGTTGTTACAGCTGTACTGTAATGAGCTTCAGATTTGGTCACCATCCCATCAAAACTACAGGAGGCTCTCACAAAAGGTGAGCCTGGAGCATGTAGAAACACTGGGCCTGCATTCTTCCTGCAGTCCATCCTTTTTGCTTAACTTGGCTCCTTACCTGCGCCAAATGAGGAACCTGCGTAAACTTGCTCTCTCCAACATCCGTGAAGAGAACTTTGTCTCCCCAGAGAAGAGGAGGCGTATCATCACCAGGTTTACCTTGCAGCTCCTTAAGCTGGAGAGACTGCAGAAGCTGCATCTCGATGCTGTCTGCTTCCTTGAGGGACACCTGGACCAGCTGCTTGG GTCTGTGAAGACCTCCTTGGATGACTTGGCAGTGACTCACTGTACTCTCTCAGTATCAGAATGGAACCATCTTTCTGAGTTCCCATGTGTCAGTCAATTGCAACACCTGAATTTGGAAAATGTCAGATTGACTGGTTTAAGTCCTGAACCCCTCCGAGTTCTGTTAGTAAAAGCTGGACCCACCCTGGTGGCCTTGGACTTGGAGGACTGTCACCTTGAGGAAAGCCAGCTCTATGCCATCCTACCTGCCCTGAGCAGGTGCTCCCGGCTCACCAAGTTCAGTTTCTATGGGAACCAAATCTCTATGCCTGCCATGAAGGATCTACTACACCACACTGCCAGATTGATACACCTTAGGCTGGAGCTGTACCCTGTCCCTCAGGACAGCTATGACTACAGCGGTACTCCCCACATGCAAAGGATGCAACAATGCTGTGATGATCTTATGAATCTACTGAAAACCATTAGGGAGCCAGGCAGGGTCTTCTTTGGTACTGACCGCTGTGATCAGTGCTGCAATCGATATATCTATAAGAAAACCATTATGTGTAACTGTCAGAGATCTTACTAG